A stretch of DNA from Micromonospora sp. NBC_01813:
GTGCTCGTTGACGACGGGTCGACCGACGGCGGCGCAGAGCTGCTCACCGAGTTCTGCCGCGACCGGCCCGACCGCCGGTTGGTCAGCCTCGCCGCACCGGTGGGTGCCGCGACGGCCCGCGACCGGGGAATCGCACAGGCCGCCGGTCGCTACATCTGGTGCTGCGACGTCGACGACGAATGGGAACCGGGCCTGGTGGCACGGCTGCTACAGACCGCCACCGAGACCGACTCCGACATCGTGTGCTGCCGCGCCGAACGGGTCGAGGCCGACGGGCGTACCTGGCTGATGGAGGGCCCGGACGTGGCCGAGATCGCCGGGCGCTCGGCGTTCGCCGGCCTCGTCCTCGCTGGCACTCTGCGCGGATACCTGTGGAACAAGCTGTTCCGGGCGTCGACGCTGCGGCCCACCAACCGGCGCAGGCTCACCTCCCAGGACGACTTCCTGGTCCTGCTCGACGCGCTGGACCGGGCCGACCGCGTCGCGTTCGTCCCGGACGTGCTCTACCGCTACGTCGAACGACCCGGGTCGGTCAGTACCGGGGACGCGCTGCGGCTGGAGAACACCGCGTTCTGCTGCGACGAGGCGTTGGCCCGGCTCGGACCCCGGCTGCCGCAGCGGCGACGGGACGCCACCCTGGGCTACTTCCGTCTCTGGTTCCACGCCGTGCCGTGCGCCACCACCCCGGTCCATCAAGGATGGGATGCGCGCGTGGCGGCCGAGGTGCGGCGCCGGGCGCGCCGGCACATCCGGTGGCGGGCGATCGGCACCGCGCTGCGGCACCGTCGGGTGGGACTTGCCGGGCACGCGCTGCTGATCAAGACAACCGGGCCGCTGTTTCCCCCGCTGTACCGGACAGCCAGGAGGCTCCTGCAGTGACCAGAAGACACCCGGCTCGGGTCGCCGCAGCGGCGACGGTGGTGGCGGTCGTCGCGACCGTGGCGTTGGCTGCGGCTGGCGGTACGCTGCCCTCGATGGCCGCTGTCCCGACCGACTGCCAGCCACCGGGCGAGCCGTGGCCCGTGGGCTTCGTCGACGACTTCGACGACGCGACCCTCGGCCCGAACTGGTCGGTCTACACCGGCCAGCCGAGCTCGGATCCGCGGACCCGCTGGCACCGCAACCAGGTGACGGTCCGCGACGGTGCCCTGGTGCTGTCCGGTCAGCCCCGGCCGGACGGTTCAGGGCTCTGGTTCACCGGCGGGGTGTCGAATTGGCGCCAGGCACGGGTCTACGGCCGCTGGGACATCCGGTTCCGGGCCCCGGCCAGCCCGGTGCTCAGCTACCACTTCCTGCTGTGGCCACAGGCGGAGCGTTGGCCGCCGGAGATCGACATCATCGAGGGATTCACCGAGACCCGTCAGCGGGCCGAGACGTTCGTCCACTGGGTGGATCCGGACGGTGGCGGGCGGCGACGTGCCCAGTTCACCGCCCAGGCGGACTTCACCCAATGGCGTACGGCGTCCGTGGTCTGGACCCCGGACGCGGTCTGTTTCAGTGTCGACGGTGCGCCGGTCGGCGCAGTGACCGGTGCCGCCGTGCCGCACGAGCCGATGTGGCTCGCGTTGCAGACCGAGACCCAGGTCGGCGGTACGGCGACCGGCGGTGAACACTACGTCGAGGTGGACCAGGTACGGATCAGCGCGCTGGCGGCCGCAGACCCGGGTCGGGGTGGCCGGGAGCCGCTGCCGACCAGCGTGCCGGCACCGGCCCGGGCGCAGCGAACGCGGCCGACCCTGTAGGACACGGCCGGCCTGGCGGGCCAGGCTGGCCTGCCGTGGTCAGCGGCGCCCTGGTCCGGACGCGGCGGCCACCCGGTCGTAGAGATCCTCGAGGGCGGCGGTGCGGCGGCGGATGTCGTACTGTTCGCAGACCCGGGCCTGGCCGGCGGTGCCGAGCCGGGCCGCAAGCGTCGGGTCGGCGAGCAGCCGCACGAGCGCGGCCGCCAACCCGCGCTGATCGCCCTCGTCGACCAGCAGACCGGTCACCCCGTCGACGACGGCTTCGACGACGCCGCCGTGGCGGTAGGCGACCACCGGCAGTCCGGCGGCGGCGGCTTCGAGAAAGACCAGGCCGAACCCTTCGGCGTCGCCGTCCGGTGCGGTGCGCGACGGTCCAATGAAGACCTTGGCGCGGTCGAGGTGGTGACGCACCGAGTCCGGGGGCAACGCGCCGGTGAAGGTGATGTCGAGGCCCCGGGCCGCCGCGTCGGCTTCGGCGGCGGCCCGCAACGGCCCGTCGCCGATGAAGACACAGCGTGGGGTCAGGGCCGCCGGCACTGCCGCTATCGCTGCGACCGCGTCGACGACGCCCTTCTTCGCCACGAACCGACCGACGAAGACCACATCGTAGGACGGGGCGGGCCGGGGTCTCGCGGCGGTGCGCTGCAGCCGGATGCCGATCGGCAGCACGACGGTACGGGCAGGGTCGGCGCCGTGGGCGAGGACCCGGTCGCGGATGAACTCCGACACCGCGACCACCGCGTCCGCCCGGCGCAGGACCTGGCGCAGTCGTCGCCGGGCCCGGTGCCCACGCAGCCCTCCGGCGGCGGGCAGGGCGGTGACGTCGTACCCGTGCACGGTGACGACCAACGGCACCCTGGCCCGCCACACCGCCCGCAGGACCATCCAGGCGTCCTTGCCGAAATGGGCGTGGACCAGGTCCGGCCGGGTCCGGTCCAGCGCGGCGGCCAGACGCGGTGACCGTCCGGTGAGGTCGGCCAGGGCCAGCCGGATCCGGTCTGCGATACCGCGTCCGAAGACCACCGTGTCCGTGCCGCGCGACAGCGGCGAGGCGACCCGGACGCTACCCAACAGGGTCGGCGTCCAGCGGCTCAGGGCGTCGGTCTGGTCGCGGATGAAGGTCTCCGAACCGCGCAGCAGCTCCAACCGCCACACGGTGACCCGTTGGCCGCTCATTGGTCGGCCCGCAGGGTTCGGCGCAGCAGGATGACCAGTGGTGGGGTGGCGGCGGCAAGGACGAGCAGGTCGTGGACGGCGTAGGCCCACGCGACGGCGACGATGCCCATCGGTTCCAGCCACAGCACGACCAGGGCCACCAGCACGACCGAGCCGACCGCCTGCACCGCCATCGGGTAGGCGATCTGACGATGCACCCTCGCCAGGGCACCGTAGAGGTAGCCGGGACCGGACAGCAGGTGGACCACGCCCATGACCAGCAGCAGGGGTGTGCCGGCGGCGGCGTACTCGCTGCCGTAGAGCAGCAGCGCGACCGGCCCGGCGACACCGACGGCCAGTCCGCGCAGCAGGCAGACAGCGACCAGCACCCGGATGAACGAACGGGTCAGGGCCGGCAGGTCGGCTCCTGGGCGAGCGGCGGCACTGACGTACGGGCCGCTGGCCAGCGACATCACCAGCAGCGAGGCGGTGACCACCGTCCAGGCGATGTTGTAGTACGCGGCTTGCTCGACGCCCACTGTCGCCAGCACCGCCACCGGGATGACCAGACCGGGCACCGACTGGGCCAGCATCCAGCCGAACGAGACTCCGGCGTAGCCGGCCAGTTCGCGCGATGGTGGCAGCGAGGACGGTTCGACCCGGCCGCGTCGACGCAGGGCCACGAACAGCAGGCTCTCGACGATGACGACCGCGACAGCGGCAGGAACGATCCAGCCGGCGACAATGGCAAACCCGCTGCCCGACGACGACACCGCGACGATGGCGGCGAGTTTGGCCACCGCATGGGCGGTGTTCTTTGCGGCCGCCCAGCGCGCCCGGTGCACCCCGATGACGACGGAGTCGAGCAGCGCGAAGGCGGCGAGGATGGTGACCGCCGCGACGAAGGCCAGCGACTGCGCCCAACCAGTGGTCAGATCGCCTGCGGCGACGGCGACGAAGCCAGCGCCGAGTACGACGGAAAGGCAGCCGGACAGCGCCAGTCCGGCGGCGATCAACCGGCCGCGCAGCTCGCCGGCGGCTGGCAGGAAACGTTCGAAGAGCGGACCGAGGCTGAGATTGGCCACGCTGGCGAGCACGGTCGCGGCGTTGACCGCTGTGGTGGCCTGCCCGACTGCCTCGACCGGGTAGAGGCGGGTCGCCGCCATCCAGAACACGAGTCCGAGCACGGAGGTCGCGGCGCTCGACAGGACCAGGCTCGCGGCGTCACCCCGGAGTCGGCCGGCACCGGGCCGAGGCGCGGTGGCCGGGCCGGGGGCGTCCGAGCGCGGGGCCGACCAGGTCTTCATCTACATATTGTAGAATTCCGATCGTGGACATGATCGCACCACTCCCCCCGCCCCGGCCTGCGCCAACGTCGGCCGGCGGGCCGTTTCGCAGGATCGCCGCGGCACGGGCGCGGGCAGGACGGGCAGCGTGAACCCGGACGAGGTCGTCCCGCCCCGCACCTCCATGGAGCGGGAGGTCGCCCGCGCCTGGTCCGGCGCGCTCGGCATCGACCCGATCGGCCGTGACGACCGGTTCACCGACCTCGGCGGGACCTCGCTCGCCGCGGAGAAGGTGCTTGTCGACCTACGGACCCGGCTCGCCGTACCCGCCGAGGCGGATCTGTTCTCCGACGCGCCGACCCTGGCTGAGCTCGCCGAACGGATCGAGAAGCGGCGTCGGGCCCAGTTCCGCTCCGGTACGACGACCTGCGTACGGCTCGGCGGCCCGAGCGACCCGGTCGAACCACCGGTGTTCTGCTTCGCCGGTGCCGGCGCCACCGGGGTCTCCTTCCTCGGACTCGCCGCCGCCCTGGGTAGCCAGCGGACCGTCTACGCCGCGCACGCACACGGCTACACATCGCGGGCACTGCCGTCCTGGACGGTACGGAGCCACGCACGACGGCACCTGCGCGACGTGCTGCGCCACCAGCCCGACGGCCCCTACTACCTGGTCGGCCACTCGTTCGGCGGCCACATCGCGCTGGCCGTCGCCGACCTACTCGCCGCCCGCGGCCGTGAGGTCGCCGCCGTGGTCCTGCTCGACACGGTCCTGAAGAAGACCCCGCACGGTTCGGTGGCCGACTACCGGCAGGGCGCTGCGGCAACTCCCCCGCCGCTGGCCGAACGGCTACGCACCCATCTGCGGGTGCTCACCGCCGGGATCGTGCAGTACGACGCCCCGACCCAGCAGGCCGCTTTCTGGGAGCGGGACATCCGCGCGCAGAACCGGATCCGACCCGGTGCCGTCCCGGCCAACACGGTGGTGCTGGTGTCCGACCAGAACGCCGATCAGGAGGCGCTCTGGGCCCAGTCGGCCGGGCCACGGATCCGGCGGGTCCCCGGCGACCACTACGCCGTCCTCAACGCCCCCGTACAGATCCGCGCGATCGCCGAGGAACTCGCGACGCCGGACACACGACCAACCTCCTGACCGCCGAGGAGCCTCATGATCCACCACCCCCAGTTGAGCACGATGACCGACACCATCACGTTCCACAGCACCCGGATCCCTGACCGCCCAGCGGTGCTGACCAGCACCGGACAGCGGTCGACCTACCGGGAGCTCGCCCAGGCCAGCGAGGCGCTCGCCGCCGGTCTCGTCACGCTCGGTGTCGGTGCCGGCGACCGGGTGGCCTACCTAGGTCGCGAAGCACCCGCCTACTGGGAGCTGCTGTTCGCCGCCGCCAGGATCGGCGCGGTGCTGGTGCCGGTGAACTGGCGACTGACCGCTGTCGAGGTGGAGCACATCCTGGTGGACTCGGACACCGTGGTGGTCTTCCTCGACGGGGACCACCCGCTACGCGGTACGACCGGCCGACACGAGGTGATCACCGACACGGGCTACCCGGCCTGGCGGGACACCCTGCGCCCGCCCGCGCCACCGTACGACGCCACCCCTTCGACGCCGCTCGCCCAGCTGTACACCAGCGGCACGACCGGGCTACCCAAGGGCGTCCTGCTGCCGCACCGCAGCTTCTTCGCCATCCGGGACTCGCTCGCTGACGCGGGCCTCGACTGGATCGACTGGATCGACGGTGACATCGCCCTGATCGGCATCCCCGGGTTCCACATCGGTGGCCTGTGGTTCGCGACTCAGGCGTTCCACGCCGGTGCAGCCGTCTACAGCATGCCGGTCTTCGACCCGGCCACTGTCCGCCGAGCGGTCCGCGACGACGGCGTGACCACCGCGATCTTCGTGCCCGCCATGATGCGTTCCATCGTCTCCGACGGCCAAGGGGCGGACGACTTCACCGGGCTCCGCAAGATCATCTACGGCGGTGCACCGATCTCCGAGGCGCTACTCGAAGAGTCCGTCCGGGTCTTCGACTGTGACTTCGCCCAGATCTACGGCCTGACCGAGACCGGCAACACCGCGATCTGCCTCCCACCGGACCAGCACGTGCCCGGTTCCCCCCGACTGCGGGCGGCCGGCCGACCGTACCCAGGGGTCGAGGTCCGCATCGTCACCGACGGCCTTGAGGTCCCGCAGGGCAGCGTCGGCGAGGTGCACCTGCGGACCCCGGCGGCGATGCTCGGCTACTGGAACCTGCCGGACGCGACCGCGGCGACCCTGGTCGACGGCTGGGTACGCACGGGCGACGCGGGCTATCTCGACAGCGAGGGGTACCTCTACATCCAGGACCGGGTAAAGGACATGATCCTGGTCGCTGGCGAGAACGTGTTTCCCGCCGAGATCGAGAACGCCCTCGCCGCCCATCCGAAGGTCGCCGATGCCGCCGTCGTCGGAGTGCCGGATGAACACACCGGCGAAGCGGTGCTCGCCCACGTCGTGTTCCGCCCCGGTGAGCAGGCGAGCACCCGGGAGTTGATGCTCTTCCTCCGTAGCCGGCTCGCCGACTTCAAGCTGCCCAACCGCTACGAGGTCATCGACGCCGTGCCACGTAACCCGAGTGGAAAGATCCTCCGCCGAGAACTACGCGAGCCGTACTGGCAGGGGCATGAGAGGCGGGTCAATTGAGCCGGTCCGCCGCCATGGCCGGGTGCGTCGCGGGGGCGGCCCTGCTGTCGAGCCTGATCGTTCCGGCCACGGCACTGGCCGGCGAGCCCACCGAACTCGACGCTTCTGCCGGACACTGGTCGATGCGCACCGTTGCCGACACTCCCCGCATCGGGGAGCTGGTACTGGTCGCCAACGAACCCGGTGGACGTACGAGTGTCGAACTCACCGTCGAAAACCCCGGCGACAAGGCGGTCACCGTCGCCGTATCGACCGCGGCGGTCAGCACCGACGGCGGCGCCCTGGCCTACACCGAGTCGGACAGCGTCCTCGACCCGGTCAACTGGGTCGCCGTACCGCAGGAACAACAGCGCATCACCGTACCGCCCGGCGAATCCGCCGCCGTCACCGTCACCGTCCGTACCCCGACCGCCGCTACCGGCGGCGACTACGCGGCCGGCGTCACCGCCGTCGCGTCGGACACCGGCGAGCGCCGGGCCGTCCCGTTGCTGGTCCGGGTGCCCGGCAGCCGGCCGTCCGGCCTGGAGCTGGCCGACGCCGACGCGCTGCAGACCCAGGGCACCGCCGGCTGGCCGCTCACCGGGTCGGTCCGACCGATCCGGTACCGGGTGGTCAACACCGGAACCACCGTCGTCGCGGGCCAGCTCAGCGTCGGGCTGGCAACCGTGTTCGACCGGTTCGCGGTCGTCGACGACGTCGGCGAGGTCGTCCTGCTGCCCGGCGACGAGGTCACCGGCACGGTCACCGGCACGGTGCCGCCCTCTGGGCCCGTCGCCCTCGAAGCCCGGGTCCGGGTCGGCTACCTGGGTCCGGACGGCAGCGAACGCAGCTACCTCGTGCAGGCGACCGGCCCGAGCACGTTCGCCTTCCCCTGGTGGCTCTCCGCCGCGGCGCTCACGGTCCTCACCGTGACAACGGCGGGATGGGCCACCGCACGACGGCGGCGAATCAGAGCCCTGGGCACGGCACCGCGCCCTCGGCAACCCGCCCAACCCGACGATTCGGAGTAGGACCGATGAACACCACACATCCCACACGGCGGCGGGTCGCCACAGCGCTGGCCGCGCTCGGCGCGGCAGCGGCCGCCGTCCTGACGATCGGTTCTCCCGCCCACGCCCATGACCAGGTGATCGAGCAGTTCCCGAAGGCGGACGCCCAGCTACCCGAGGCACCGGACCGGATCTCGCTTACCTTCACCTCGCCGGTGCTCGACATCGGGGCCATCATGATGGTCGTGGACCCGTCCGGAAAGAACTGGGCCACCGGGGATGCGACGATCACCGACGCGGCCGTCGTGCAGCCGCTGCCGGAGGACATGGCCGACGGCAACTACCAGGTGCGGTGGCGGGTGGTCTCCGGTGACGGGCACCCGCTCAGTGAGAGCTTCCTCTTCTCCGTCGGCGACGTGACCGGCGCGCCGACCTTTCCCGAACCGGCCTCCGGCGCGGAGCCGACCGACGGCCTGGACAACGCGAACCAGGGCGAGTTCGCCCTGACCGGCGCCATCGACGACACCACACAGTCACAGCAGGCGGTGCCCCGCGCCGCGCTGTTCGGCTTCGGCGGCACCGTCCTCGGGCTGCTCCTGTTCACCATTGGCAGATCCGCTGCTGGCCGCCCAGGCCGGCGGTCTCGGCCTGACCTGAAAGGGACGACACCATGAACGGACTCCGGAGCAGCGTCGCCGCTGCCGCCCTCGCGCTCGGCCTTCTCGGCGGAGTCGCCGGGTGCACCGACGCGAACGCCACCGACACCTCGACCGGGGACGACGTCACGTCGGCCGCCGCCGAGCAGGCCGCCGACGTGACGGTGCAGGACACCTGGGTCAAGGCGGTCGACTCGGGCATGACGGCGGCGTTCGGCCTGCTGGTCAACGACAGCGACCGGGACGTACGGGTGGTGTCCTCCACCTCGGACGCGTCCCCTGTGATGGAACTGCACGAGACGGTGGAGAGCACCGACGGCCAGATGGTGATGCGGGAGAAGGACGGCGGCTTCATCATCCCGGCGAACTCGCAGTACGTGCTCCAGCCCGGAGCCAACCACCTGATGCTGATGGACGTCGTCCAGCCGATCAAGGCAGGCGACGTGGTCACGTTCGCCGTGGAGTTCGAGGACGGCTCGGCCTTCGAGTTCGAGGCCCCGGTCAAGGACTACACGGGCGCCAACGAAAGGTACGTCGATGAGTGAGACACCGCAGGGCAGCTCGCCGATGCCGTCGGTGCGACCGGCCGGCGAGCGCAGCCGTCGGTCGGTGCTGTTCGGGGGCGTCGCCGCCGCCGGAATCGGCGCGGCCGCCGCCGTCGGCGTCGAATCGTTCGTCGGCGACCGGGAGGCGCAAGCACGCGCAGCCGCGCTGTCCGCCGCCGACAGCGCGAACGGACCGAAGACCGTGCCGTTCCATGGTGTGCACCAGGCCGGGGTGGAGATGGTGCCGCAGGCGTTCCAGAATCTCGTCGCGCTCACGCTGCGCCCCGAGGCGGACCGGGATGCCATCCGGCGGCTGCTGATCACCCTCACCGACGATGCCGCCCGGTTGACCGGTGGCACCTACGCCCTCGCCGACTCCGAGCCGGAACTGGCGCTCATCCCGGCCCGGCTTACGGTCACCTTCGGATTCGGCCGTGGCCTCATCGACCGGGTCGCCCCGGACGCAGCGCCCGACTGGCTCACCGACCTGCCGCCGTTCGGGGAGGACCGACTGCAGGACCGGTGGACCGGAGGGGACCTCGTCTTCCAGATCGCCGCCGACGATCCGGTGACCATCGCCCACGCCCAACGGATGTTACTCAAGGACAGCCGCACGGCGGCATCCGTCCGGTGGATCCAGACCGGGTTCCGCCGCGCCTACGGCTCGGAGCGGCCCGGTCGTACCAGCCGCAACCTGCTCGGCCAGTTGGACGGCACGGTCAACGTGACTCCGGGAACCGAGGACTACGCCAGCGTGGTGTGGCAGGGATCGACCCAGAATCCGGACTGGCTCGACGGCGGCACAAGCTTCGTCGTGCGACGGATCGAGATGTTGCTGGACAAGTGGGACCGGCTCGACCGCAGCGGGCGGGAGCTGTCCGTCGGCCGGCGGGTGGATTCCGGTGCGCCACTGACCGGCACCCGCGAGGACGACGAGCCGGACTTCGAGGCCACCACTCCGCTCGGGTTCCCGGTCATCGCCGAGTTCTCCCACGTCCGACGAGCTCGCACGGATGACCGGAGCCAGCGGATCTTCCGCCGGGCCTACAACTACGACCTGGAGCCCGAAGGTGACCAGGTGTCGAACTCCGGGCTGATCTTCACCAGCTTCCAGCACGACGTGAACACCCAGTTCGTGCCAATTCAGCGCCGGATCGACGAGGTCGATCTACTCAACGAATGGGTCGTCCCGATCGGTTCCGCCGTTTTCGCGATCCCACCGGGCTGTGCGGAAGGGGAATACGTCGGGCAGACTCTGTTCGATCGGTGATCCGGCTGGCCGGCCGTTGGGTCAGATCCGCACGGCTGACGGAACCCGGTGCGGGCTGAACTGCGGCCACCGGCGCAGGTTCAACCGCCCGGCCCGCAACTCCATTCCGGGCTCACCGATGCGCAGCAGCGCCGCTGCCAGGTTTGCCGCGCCCGCCTGCTTGGCCGCGGTGTCGTCGGCGATCAACTCCACCAGGAGGCTGGTCGCCCGGCGCATCGCGGCACCCGCCGCCCAGGACCCGGGCAGCAGCAACGCGTTGAGCTCAGCCACGCGGACCACCAAGTCGTGGCGGTATCTCAGATGGGTGTACTCATGCGCGAGGACCGCCTGCAGTTGGGCGGCGGTCAGCATCTCCCGCAAACCGGACGAGTACAGAATTCGCCGATCGCGCCCGGACGCGGCGTAGGCGATGGGGGTCACGGCCCGGAATTCGATGAGCGCGAGACCGCGCCGCTGCTCACGGTGCACGACATCGGGTGCGCTCGCCGCCACAGCGTCCTGGTGACCCGCCGCGAGAGCCTGCGCGCTCAGGCCGACGAACACCGCACCGGTCGCCGCCGTCCCGAGAACGACCCAGGCGAACAGGTGCGCGGCGAAGCCATCGCCCAGGACCGCACCGGGAGAGAACACCACCCGTACGGCATTCGCCACCGCCGCGACGGCGAACCCGGCACCGAGCAGGAACACCGTGAACCAGGCGGCCAACGCGGCCTTCGGGCGACGGACCTGCCAGGTGCCGGGCCGGAGCACCAGCGGGGCGATCCCCGTCAGTGCCACCGCGACAAGAAGGCAGACGGCACCCGCCAACACGGC
This window harbors:
- a CDS encoding glycosyltransferase family 2 protein — translated: MRPEPPPVSVVMPVRDAADYLPQALAQLAAIEGPHEIVLVDDGSTDGGAELLTEFCRDRPDRRLVSLAAPVGAATARDRGIAQAAGRYIWCCDVDDEWEPGLVARLLQTATETDSDIVCCRAERVEADGRTWLMEGPDVAEIAGRSAFAGLVLAGTLRGYLWNKLFRASTLRPTNRRRLTSQDDFLVLLDALDRADRVAFVPDVLYRYVERPGSVSTGDALRLENTAFCCDEALARLGPRLPQRRRDATLGYFRLWFHAVPCATTPVHQGWDARVAAEVRRRARRHIRWRAIGTALRHRRVGLAGHALLIKTTGPLFPPLYRTARRLLQ
- a CDS encoding glycoside hydrolase family 16 protein — its product is MTRRHPARVAAAATVVAVVATVALAAAGGTLPSMAAVPTDCQPPGEPWPVGFVDDFDDATLGPNWSVYTGQPSSDPRTRWHRNQVTVRDGALVLSGQPRPDGSGLWFTGGVSNWRQARVYGRWDIRFRAPASPVLSYHFLLWPQAERWPPEIDIIEGFTETRQRAETFVHWVDPDGGGRRRAQFTAQADFTQWRTASVVWTPDAVCFSVDGAPVGAVTGAAVPHEPMWLALQTETQVGGTATGGEHYVEVDQVRISALAAADPGRGGREPLPTSVPAPARAQRTRPTL
- a CDS encoding glycosyltransferase → MSGQRVTVWRLELLRGSETFIRDQTDALSRWTPTLLGSVRVASPLSRGTDTVVFGRGIADRIRLALADLTGRSPRLAAALDRTRPDLVHAHFGKDAWMVLRAVWRARVPLVVTVHGYDVTALPAAGGLRGHRARRRLRQVLRRADAVVAVSEFIRDRVLAHGADPARTVVLPIGIRLQRTAARPRPAPSYDVVFVGRFVAKKGVVDAVAAIAAVPAALTPRCVFIGDGPLRAAAEADAAARGLDITFTGALPPDSVRHHLDRAKVFIGPSRTAPDGDAEGFGLVFLEAAAAGLPVVAYRHGGVVEAVVDGVTGLLVDEGDQRGLAAALVRLLADPTLAARLGTAGQARVCEQYDIRRRTAALEDLYDRVAAASGPGRR
- a CDS encoding lipopolysaccharide biosynthesis protein gives rise to the protein MKTWSAPRSDAPGPATAPRPGAGRLRGDAASLVLSSAATSVLGLVFWMAATRLYPVEAVGQATTAVNAATVLASVANLSLGPLFERFLPAAGELRGRLIAAGLALSGCLSVVLGAGFVAVAAGDLTTGWAQSLAFVAAVTILAAFALLDSVVIGVHRARWAAAKNTAHAVAKLAAIVAVSSSGSGFAIVAGWIVPAAVAVVIVESLLFVALRRRGRVEPSSLPPSRELAGYAGVSFGWMLAQSVPGLVIPVAVLATVGVEQAAYYNIAWTVVTASLLVMSLASGPYVSAAARPGADLPALTRSFIRVLVAVCLLRGLAVGVAGPVALLLYGSEYAAAGTPLLLVMGVVHLLSGPGYLYGALARVHRQIAYPMAVQAVGSVVLVALVVLWLEPMGIVAVAWAYAVHDLLVLAAATPPLVILLRRTLRADQ
- a CDS encoding alpha/beta fold hydrolase, which gives rise to MNPDEVVPPRTSMEREVARAWSGALGIDPIGRDDRFTDLGGTSLAAEKVLVDLRTRLAVPAEADLFSDAPTLAELAERIEKRRRAQFRSGTTTCVRLGGPSDPVEPPVFCFAGAGATGVSFLGLAAALGSQRTVYAAHAHGYTSRALPSWTVRSHARRHLRDVLRHQPDGPYYLVGHSFGGHIALAVADLLAARGREVAAVVLLDTVLKKTPHGSVADYRQGAAATPPPLAERLRTHLRVLTAGIVQYDAPTQQAAFWERDIRAQNRIRPGAVPANTVVLVSDQNADQEALWAQSAGPRIRRVPGDHYAVLNAPVQIRAIAEELATPDTRPTS
- a CDS encoding long-chain-fatty-acid--CoA ligase — protein: MIHHPQLSTMTDTITFHSTRIPDRPAVLTSTGQRSTYRELAQASEALAAGLVTLGVGAGDRVAYLGREAPAYWELLFAAARIGAVLVPVNWRLTAVEVEHILVDSDTVVVFLDGDHPLRGTTGRHEVITDTGYPAWRDTLRPPAPPYDATPSTPLAQLYTSGTTGLPKGVLLPHRSFFAIRDSLADAGLDWIDWIDGDIALIGIPGFHIGGLWFATQAFHAGAAVYSMPVFDPATVRRAVRDDGVTTAIFVPAMMRSIVSDGQGADDFTGLRKIIYGGAPISEALLEESVRVFDCDFAQIYGLTETGNTAICLPPDQHVPGSPRLRAAGRPYPGVEVRIVTDGLEVPQGSVGEVHLRTPAAMLGYWNLPDATAATLVDGWVRTGDAGYLDSEGYLYIQDRVKDMILVAGENVFPAEIENALAAHPKVADAAVVGVPDEHTGEAVLAHVVFRPGEQASTRELMLFLRSRLADFKLPNRYEVIDAVPRNPSGKILRRELREPYWQGHERRVN
- a CDS encoding Fn3-like domain-containing protein — protein: MSRSAAMAGCVAGAALLSSLIVPATALAGEPTELDASAGHWSMRTVADTPRIGELVLVANEPGGRTSVELTVENPGDKAVTVAVSTAAVSTDGGALAYTESDSVLDPVNWVAVPQEQQRITVPPGESAAVTVTVRTPTAATGGDYAAGVTAVASDTGERRAVPLLVRVPGSRPSGLELADADALQTQGTAGWPLTGSVRPIRYRVVNTGTTVVAGQLSVGLATVFDRFAVVDDVGEVVLLPGDEVTGTVTGTVPPSGPVALEARVRVGYLGPDGSERSYLVQATGPSTFAFPWWLSAAALTVLTVTTAGWATARRRRIRALGTAPRPRQPAQPDDSE
- a CDS encoding copper resistance CopC family protein, with amino-acid sequence MNTTHPTRRRVATALAALGAAAAAVLTIGSPAHAHDQVIEQFPKADAQLPEAPDRISLTFTSPVLDIGAIMMVVDPSGKNWATGDATITDAAVVQPLPEDMADGNYQVRWRVVSGDGHPLSESFLFSVGDVTGAPTFPEPASGAEPTDGLDNANQGEFALTGAIDDTTQSQQAVPRAALFGFGGTVLGLLLFTIGRSAAGRPGRRSRPDLKGTTP
- a CDS encoding copper chaperone PCu(A)C produces the protein MNGLRSSVAAAALALGLLGGVAGCTDANATDTSTGDDVTSAAAEQAADVTVQDTWVKAVDSGMTAAFGLLVNDSDRDVRVVSSTSDASPVMELHETVESTDGQMVMREKDGGFIIPANSQYVLQPGANHLMLMDVVQPIKAGDVVTFAVEFEDGSAFEFEAPVKDYTGANERYVDE
- a CDS encoding Dyp-type peroxidase, which encodes MSETPQGSSPMPSVRPAGERSRRSVLFGGVAAAGIGAAAAVGVESFVGDREAQARAAALSAADSANGPKTVPFHGVHQAGVEMVPQAFQNLVALTLRPEADRDAIRRLLITLTDDAARLTGGTYALADSEPELALIPARLTVTFGFGRGLIDRVAPDAAPDWLTDLPPFGEDRLQDRWTGGDLVFQIAADDPVTIAHAQRMLLKDSRTAASVRWIQTGFRRAYGSERPGRTSRNLLGQLDGTVNVTPGTEDYASVVWQGSTQNPDWLDGGTSFVVRRIEMLLDKWDRLDRSGRELSVGRRVDSGAPLTGTREDDEPDFEATTPLGFPVIAEFSHVRRARTDDRSQRIFRRAYNYDLEPEGDQVSNSGLIFTSFQHDVNTQFVPIQRRIDEVDLLNEWVVPIGSAVFAIPPGCAEGEYVGQTLFDR
- a CDS encoding M48 family metalloprotease: MALTGIAPLVLRPGTWQVRRPKAALAAWFTVFLLGAGFAVAAVANAVRVVFSPGAVLGDGFAAHLFAWVVLGTAATGAVFVGLSAQALAAGHQDAVAASAPDVVHREQRRGLALIEFRAVTPIAYAASGRDRRILYSSGLREMLTAAQLQAVLAHEYTHLRYRHDLVVRVAELNALLLPGSWAAGAAMRRATSLLVELIADDTAAKQAGAANLAAALLRIGEPGMELRAGRLNLRRWPQFSPHRVPSAVRI